One window of the Ureibacillus sp. FSL W7-1570 genome contains the following:
- the thiC gene encoding phosphomethylpyrimidine synthase ThiC, with product MQNIKSFMQFPASKKVYVEGSRSDIRVPMRGITLSPTKTETGIIENEPVRVYDTSGPYTDPDFQPDIQKGLPPLRKRWILERGDVEEYEGRPVKPEDNGFRNEKQSEITLPFERKPLRAKKGKTVTQMHYAKRGIITPEMEFVAIRENIDPEIVRQEVAEGRAIIPSNINHPESEPMIIGSRFHVKINANIGNSVVTSSIEEEVEKMLWAVRWGADTIMDLSTGKHIHATREYIIRNSPVPVGTVPIYQALEKVNGVVEDLTWEIYRDTLIEQAEQGVDYFTIHAGVLLRYIPMTVNRTTGIVSRGGSIMAQWCLAHHEENFLYTHFEEICEILKTYDIAVSLGDGLRPGSIADANDEAQFAELETLGELTEIAWKHDVQVMIEGPGHVPMHKIKENVDKQIEICKGAPFYTLGPLTTDIAPGYDHITSAIGAAIIGAYGTAMLCYVTPKEHLGLPNKDDVREGVIAYKIAAHAADLAKGHPGAQRRDDALSKARFEFRWNDQFNLSLDPDRAREYHDETLPAEGAKVAHFCSMCGPKFCSMKISHELQKTVREEGMKQKAKEFVENGSSLYR from the coding sequence ATGCAAAACATCAAATCTTTCATGCAATTTCCTGCGAGTAAAAAGGTATATGTCGAAGGTTCAAGATCGGATATTCGTGTACCGATGAGAGGAATTACGTTAAGTCCAACAAAGACAGAAACAGGAATCATTGAAAATGAACCTGTTCGTGTTTATGACACAAGCGGTCCTTACACCGATCCTGATTTTCAGCCGGACATTCAAAAAGGATTGCCTCCGCTAAGAAAACGCTGGATTTTAGAAAGAGGCGACGTTGAAGAATACGAGGGGCGTCCAGTGAAACCGGAAGATAACGGATTCCGTAATGAGAAGCAATCAGAGATTACTCTGCCTTTCGAGAGAAAACCACTGCGCGCAAAAAAAGGAAAAACTGTAACACAAATGCATTATGCAAAACGAGGGATTATTACGCCGGAGATGGAATTTGTTGCGATTCGCGAAAATATAGATCCGGAAATCGTACGTCAAGAAGTTGCCGAAGGAAGAGCGATTATTCCTTCGAATATTAACCATCCGGAAAGTGAACCGATGATTATTGGGAGTCGTTTTCATGTAAAAATTAACGCGAATATTGGTAATTCCGTAGTCACATCATCCATTGAAGAAGAAGTCGAAAAAATGCTTTGGGCGGTGCGCTGGGGAGCAGACACGATTATGGACTTATCGACGGGAAAACACATTCATGCGACACGAGAATATATTATTCGCAATTCCCCTGTGCCTGTCGGGACAGTTCCGATTTATCAAGCGCTTGAAAAAGTAAACGGCGTCGTTGAAGACTTAACGTGGGAAATTTACCGTGATACGCTCATCGAACAAGCGGAACAAGGGGTGGACTATTTTACGATTCACGCGGGGGTGCTGCTTCGTTACATACCGATGACGGTAAACCGAACGACTGGCATTGTTTCACGCGGCGGCTCGATTATGGCGCAATGGTGTTTAGCCCACCATGAAGAAAACTTCTTATACACGCATTTTGAAGAGATATGCGAGATTTTGAAAACGTACGATATTGCAGTATCGCTTGGAGACGGGCTGCGTCCAGGCTCGATTGCCGATGCGAATGACGAAGCACAGTTTGCTGAATTGGAGACGCTTGGAGAATTAACGGAAATCGCTTGGAAGCATGATGTGCAAGTGATGATCGAAGGGCCAGGGCATGTGCCGATGCATAAAATTAAAGAAAATGTCGATAAGCAAATCGAAATTTGTAAAGGTGCGCCGTTTTACACATTAGGACCGCTTACGACCGATATCGCGCCGGGATATGACCACATTACATCCGCGATTGGAGCGGCGATCATTGGCGCGTACGGAACGGCGATGCTTTGTTACGTGACGCCAAAAGAGCATTTAGGGCTGCCGAATAAAGATGATGTGCGTGAAGGAGTGATCGCTTATAAAATCGCAGCACACGCGGCCGATTTAGCAAAAGGGCACCCGGGAGCTCAACGGCGGGATGACGCGTTATCAAAAGCGCGCTTTGAGTTTCGTTGGAACGATCAGTTCAACCTTTCGCTTGATCCAGATCGAGCTCGGGAATATCATGATGAAACATTGCCGGCGGAAGGGGCGAAAGTCGCGCATTTTTGTTCAATGTGCGGGCCGAAGTTTTGCTCGATGAAAATTTCACATGAGCTGCAAAAAACGGTGAGGGAAGAAGGGATGAAACAAAAAGCGAAGGAGTTTGTCGAAAATGGCTCATCTCTCTATCGATAA
- a CDS encoding transposase family protein: MMNRQIHWSSPDPFLEVLDIQEEPSSITFIVRSTHESCPCPHCQVPSTRPHSRYTRMIQDLPIAGKAVSILLITRKWFCDQPNCTQKIFTERYDWISKNGRRTLRSEEVLRKIAFSTSCLNGEKVAKALSLPVSHDVLLSLIRKTEIHQEVSPFYRNR, translated from the coding sequence ATGATGAATCGTCAAATCCATTGGTCTTCACCGGATCCTTTCCTAGAAGTTCTGGATATTCAAGAAGAACCATCCTCCATTACCTTTATTGTTCGAAGCACTCATGAATCCTGCCCTTGTCCTCATTGCCAAGTGCCTTCCACACGTCCACACAGCCGATATACACGCATGATTCAAGATTTGCCGATTGCCGGAAAAGCTGTTTCCATCCTGCTTATCACAAGAAAATGGTTTTGCGACCAACCCAATTGCACCCAAAAAATTTTTACTGAACGGTATGATTGGATTTCCAAAAATGGACGCCGAACTTTACGGTCCGAAGAAGTATTACGTAAAATCGCGTTTTCCACCAGCTGCCTCAATGGCGAAAAAGTAGCGAAAGCCCTGTCCCTCCCTGTCAGCCATGACGTATTGCTCTCCCTTATTCGGAAAACGGAGATTCATCAAGAGGTGTCCCCCTTTTATCGGAATCGATGA
- a CDS encoding ISL3 family transposase, with product MTYCSPLFGKRRFIKRCPPFIGIDDFAFRKGHSYGTIICDLSTHKPVALLPERYPETISKWLKNRQNIQVVSRDGYQAFRKGIQNASQSILQVYDRWHFVRAVKKQIDACLTSILPSVITLEKEETDQQTFPHETKLQRRQKERAEKKWMMIKSIQQEYKKGKKKAELAREFHMDPRTISKYLNITEMPVQVKRKRKRQTDGFEQYIQQLEQEGKTIREIDAQLRKYGYTGTLSGVRVAVESIRKERKRQGIKESSVRISRRQMISYVWKRKSRLLEKELQLLEQSFKMYPSLHSFHQMVQTFREAFDERNYPAFFKWLEKQLSSPNNHLYDCALRLRRDLQSIKLAFSTSYSNGVVEGHVHRLKLMKRIMYGRAKLDLLEKRVLYHL from the coding sequence ATGACGTATTGCTCTCCCTTATTCGGAAAACGGAGATTCATCAAGAGGTGTCCCCCTTTTATCGGAATCGATGACTTTGCTTTTCGGAAAGGACACAGCTATGGCACGATCATTTGTGATCTGAGCACGCACAAGCCTGTTGCATTACTTCCGGAACGTTATCCGGAAACCATATCAAAATGGCTAAAAAATCGTCAAAACATCCAAGTTGTCAGTCGTGATGGCTATCAGGCTTTTCGGAAAGGGATTCAGAACGCTTCGCAAAGTATTTTGCAAGTATATGACCGATGGCATTTTGTCCGGGCGGTAAAGAAGCAGATCGATGCTTGCCTCACCTCGATTCTTCCTTCCGTCATCACGTTGGAAAAAGAAGAAACGGACCAACAAACCTTTCCGCATGAAACCAAACTGCAAAGGAGACAAAAAGAAAGAGCCGAAAAGAAATGGATGATGATCAAAAGCATTCAACAGGAATACAAAAAAGGAAAGAAAAAAGCGGAGTTGGCCAGAGAATTTCATATGGATCCCCGAACCATTTCAAAATATCTCAACATAACCGAGATGCCGGTTCAAGTAAAAAGAAAGCGAAAACGGCAAACCGATGGTTTTGAGCAATACATTCAGCAACTCGAACAAGAGGGCAAGACCATCCGTGAAATTGATGCGCAACTTCGTAAATATGGATATACGGGGACACTTTCAGGTGTCCGCGTTGCAGTCGAAAGCATACGAAAAGAAAGAAAACGGCAGGGGATTAAGGAATCTTCCGTTCGAATTTCCAGACGGCAAATGATTTCATATGTTTGGAAACGAAAATCTAGACTTTTAGAAAAGGAACTGCAACTTCTTGAACAATCCTTTAAGATGTACCCATCCCTTCATTCTTTCCACCAAATGGTTCAAACATTTAGAGAAGCATTTGATGAACGGAACTATCCGGCATTTTTCAAATGGTTGGAAAAACAATTGTCTTCTCCAAACAATCATTTATATGATTGTGCACTTCGACTCCGTAGGGATTTACAGTCGATTAAGCTGGCATTTAGTACTTCCTACAGTAACGGAGTTGTGGAAGGCCATGTTCACCGATTGAAGCTGATGAAACGAATCATGTATGGCCGGGCAAAGCTGGATTTACTTGAAAAACGAGTGTTATATCATTTATAA
- a CDS encoding Wadjet anti-phage system protein JetD domain-containing protein → MDEIYRALNGYPKRMIGLSALEAIMGNFFHTYEEYAGFILKLEQEGILEMVKSKGRTTRNPSLAFQYRINKSLLQTGFHQEIQHYRNKFHPSINLDEYYKKDPSIWRHDLPYLIKINEYIKTFGFPKESVPAPERSFELVQDEKWLTEKGGKELLERIGLFHSFNIIPVSDPLMFAIHPKLVTKETQFHLIVENKTTYQGLLPALPSTEFSTLIYGSGKKIIHSIEQFQDQYPVNAQHHFFYFGDIDREGVSIWHSLNQKIKAHLALPFYKACLEKQPIAGKEYQRQYTEAQEKFISQFPQKEQEQLAMMFSQGKYYPQEILKSKELQEIWRGSDWNRWICKRY, encoded by the coding sequence GTGGATGAAATCTACCGCGCACTTAATGGCTATCCGAAAAGAATGATAGGATTATCCGCATTGGAAGCAATCATGGGGAATTTCTTTCATACATACGAAGAATATGCCGGCTTTATTTTGAAGCTGGAACAGGAAGGCATTTTGGAGATGGTGAAGTCTAAAGGAAGAACGACAAGAAATCCATCGCTCGCCTTTCAGTACCGGATCAATAAAAGTCTGCTTCAAACCGGTTTCCATCAAGAGATTCAACATTATCGCAACAAGTTCCATCCATCCATAAACCTTGATGAATATTACAAAAAAGATCCTTCCATTTGGCGGCACGATCTTCCTTATCTCATCAAAATCAATGAATACATAAAAACATTTGGTTTTCCGAAAGAGTCCGTTCCTGCACCGGAGCGCAGTTTTGAACTGGTCCAGGATGAAAAATGGCTCACTGAAAAAGGGGGAAAAGAGCTGCTGGAGCGTATCGGACTCTTCCATTCTTTTAACATCATCCCTGTTTCCGACCCGTTGATGTTTGCCATCCATCCCAAGCTGGTCACAAAGGAGACACAGTTTCACCTCATTGTTGAAAATAAAACGACTTATCAAGGTCTGCTTCCGGCTTTGCCATCCACTGAATTTTCCACATTGATTTACGGAAGTGGGAAGAAAATCATCCATAGCATCGAACAGTTCCAGGACCAATATCCGGTCAACGCCCAGCATCATTTTTTCTATTTCGGCGACATTGACCGGGAAGGAGTGTCCATTTGGCATTCGTTGAACCAAAAAATCAAAGCCCATTTGGCATTGCCATTCTATAAAGCTTGTCTTGAAAAACAGCCGATCGCCGGAAAAGAATATCAAAGACAATATACTGAAGCTCAAGAAAAATTCATTAGCCAATTTCCGCAAAAGGAGCAAGAACAACTGGCGATGATGTTTTCGCAAGGGAAGTATTACCCGCAGGAAATCTTAAAATCAAAAGAATTGCAGGAAATTTGGAGGGGATCCGATTGGAACAGATGGATATGCAAGCGTTATTAA